Below is a window of Fibrobacter sp. UWB11 DNA.
GAGCACGCGGTCGTCCGGCTTGCTGAAATACTTGAGCAGGCGCTCGACGATGTCCGTCTTTTCGGGGTTCGTGCTTGCGAGCGTGATCTTGTCGCGCACCGGAGCAAGAGCGTACTTCATCTTGAGTTCCGGATCCATCGGGATGCGGATTTCGTTACAGTCGGCGGTGGCAATCCAGCCCTGGGCTTCCAAGATGCGCCAAGGAATGTCGAACTTTTTCGGTCCGATCAAGCTGAATACTTCAGTTTCCTTGTGGTCTTCACGGACGAGCGTTGCCGTAAGGCCCAAACGGCGCGTTGCCTGCATTTCGGTACTCAAGCGGAACACCGGAGCCGGGAGCAAGTGGACTTCGTCGTAAATCATGAGGCCCCACTTTTCCTGGCTGAAAAGCGGGAAGTTTGCAAGTTCCTTCTTGACCTCTTCTTCGGTCATTTCTGGTTCCTTGCCTTCCTTGTTTTCGTCACCCTTCTTAGCGCGCTTGCGCTGCGTCAAGATTTGGTAGGTGGCAACTGTCACCGGGCCGATTTCCTTCACTTCGCCGGAGTATTCCTTGACTTGGTCGAGCGTGAGGTTCGTCTTGTCGCAGATTTCGCGAATCCACTGGCGGGAAGACGAAATGTTCGGTGTCAAAATAAGAGTCTTAGTTTGTATTAAAGCCATGGTGGCAAGGCCGATAACAGTCTTACCGGAACCGCAGGGGAGAACGATCACGCCGGAACCGCCCTTTTCGCTACCGCTCGCATAGAACACCTGTGCGGCATCCTTCTGGTAATCGCGGAGGTTGAACGGCTTTCCAGAAACGGTTGTTTCGCGGAGCTTGATGGGGAGTGGGTCGCCAACAGTGTAACCGGCCAAGTCTTCGACTGGGAAGCCTGCGTTGGTGAGGACCATCTTCAAGTGGCCACGGCGTTCCGGGTCAACAACGACGTGCGTGTCATCGATGTATTCGATGATGAACGGTTCCACATCCCTCAACTTGCAAATTTCGAGGAACATGATTTTGTCATCGGATTCCATCATCAAACGGCCGTCTTCTTTCTTTAAACGAAGGAGGCCGTAGCGGGCCATGTAATCTTCAATTTCGGTAACGACAGTCGGCGGTATGGGGTAGCGGCTTTGGCTCTCGAGTCTTTCGAGGACTTCGGGTGCGCGCAGGCCTGTTGCGGCAGCGTTCCACAAGCTCAAATGAGAAATCTTATAAGTGTGCAGGTGCTCCGGGCTTTTGACAAGCTCTGTAAAGGGGGCGATTGCATCACGTGCGGTGGTATAATTAGGATTGTCGACCTCGACCATGATTTCGAGGTTACTTTGTACAATGATTGCGCCATTCGGATTCATAGAGCGACAAATTTAGTTATTTAGGGCGCGTTTCGCAAGTCGTACGTTTTTGCTGAAAATCTTACAAAAAGGCTTTGGTATAATAAATGGAGATTTCCTCCCCATACGCGGATCATGACTACTAAGCAGCAGAGC
It encodes the following:
- a CDS encoding DNA repair helicase XPB, whose protein sequence is MNPNGAIIVQSNLEIMVEVDNPNYTTARDAIAPFTELVKSPEHLHTYKISHLSLWNAAATGLRAPEVLERLESQSRYPIPPTVVTEIEDYMARYGLLRLKKEDGRLMMESDDKIMFLEICKLRDVEPFIIEYIDDTHVVVDPERRGHLKMVLTNAGFPVEDLAGYTVGDPLPIKLRETTVSGKPFNLRDYQKDAAQVFYASGSEKGGSGVIVLPCGSGKTVIGLATMALIQTKTLILTPNISSSRQWIREICDKTNLTLDQVKEYSGEVKEIGPVTVATYQILTQRKRAKKGDENKEGKEPEMTEEEVKKELANFPLFSQEKWGLMIYDEVHLLPAPVFRLSTEMQATRRLGLTATLVREDHKETEVFSLIGPKKFDIPWRILEAQGWIATADCNEIRIPMDPELKMKYALAPVRDKITLASTNPEKTDIVERLLKYFSKPDDRVLIIGQYIDQLEALSEDLQIPLITGKTPNKEREKLYGAFRSGAQKNLMVSKVGNFAIDLPDANVLIQISGTFGSRQEEAQRLGRVLRPKSDGGAAHFYSIVTQDSKEQEFAMNRQLFLTEQGYAYKIIKRGDWDILSRTPEELAART